In one Stenotrophomonas maltophilia genomic region, the following are encoded:
- a CDS encoding CitMHS family transporter — protein MLSILGFGMVITFMYLIMSKRLSPLVALITIPILFALIGGFGAGIDEMMLEGIKKIAPTGVMLMFAILYFGVMIDAGLFDPLVRVILRFVKGDPMKIVLGTAVLAMLISLDGDGSTTYMITVSAMLPLYQRLGMNALNMTCVTILAGGVMNLTPWGGPTARAATALHVDPADVFVPLIPSMVIACAGVLLLAWYLGLKERRRLGVVTLPKGGSWMDSSVSDDSNALPTVEDAEDIKRPKLLWVNLVLTLVLMTALIVGVLPMPVLFMVGFAIALVINYPNLAEQRRRVVNHAGNVLSVVSLIFAAGIFTGILNNTGMVEAMSHSFLAVIPDSWGPYLAVITAVASMPFTFFMSNDAFYFGVLPILSEAAGNYGITPVEMARASLAGQPVHLLSPLVPSTYLLVGLAKVEFADHQKFTLKWAIAISLLLMVGSLLFGLYPLAA, from the coding sequence ATGCTGAGCATCCTCGGCTTTGGCATGGTCATTACATTCATGTACTTGATCATGAGCAAGCGGCTGTCACCGCTGGTGGCCCTGATCACCATCCCGATCCTCTTCGCGCTGATCGGTGGCTTTGGCGCCGGCATCGACGAAATGATGCTGGAAGGCATCAAGAAGATCGCGCCGACCGGCGTGATGCTGATGTTCGCCATCCTCTACTTCGGCGTGATGATCGACGCGGGACTGTTCGATCCGCTGGTGCGGGTGATCCTGCGCTTCGTCAAGGGCGATCCGATGAAGATCGTGCTCGGCACCGCCGTGCTGGCGATGCTGATCTCGCTCGATGGCGATGGCTCGACCACGTACATGATCACGGTCTCGGCAATGCTGCCGCTGTATCAGCGGCTGGGCATGAACGCGCTGAACATGACCTGCGTGACCATCCTCGCCGGTGGCGTGATGAACCTGACTCCGTGGGGCGGCCCGACCGCACGCGCCGCCACCGCACTGCACGTTGATCCTGCTGATGTGTTCGTGCCGCTGATCCCGTCGATGGTGATCGCCTGCGCGGGCGTGCTGCTGCTGGCGTGGTACCTGGGCCTGAAGGAACGCCGCCGGCTGGGCGTGGTGACGCTGCCCAAGGGCGGCAGCTGGATGGACAGCAGCGTGTCCGACGACAGCAATGCGCTGCCGACGGTTGAGGATGCCGAGGACATCAAGCGGCCCAAGCTGCTGTGGGTGAACCTGGTGCTGACCCTGGTCCTGATGACCGCGCTGATCGTCGGCGTGCTGCCGATGCCGGTGCTGTTCATGGTCGGCTTCGCCATTGCCTTGGTGATCAACTACCCGAACCTGGCCGAGCAGCGCCGTCGCGTGGTTAACCACGCCGGCAACGTGCTGTCGGTGGTGTCGCTGATCTTCGCGGCGGGCATCTTTACCGGCATCCTCAACAACACCGGCATGGTCGAGGCGATGTCGCACAGCTTCCTGGCGGTGATTCCGGATTCGTGGGGCCCCTATCTGGCGGTGATCACTGCCGTGGCCTCGATGCCGTTCACCTTCTTCATGTCCAACGACGCGTTCTACTTCGGCGTGTTGCCGATCCTGTCCGAAGCCGCTGGCAACTACGGCATCACGCCGGTGGAAATGGCCCGCGCCTCGCTGGCCGGCCAGCCGGTGCATCTGCTCAGCCCACTGGTGCCCTCCACCTACCTGCTGGTGGGCCTGGCCAAGGTCGAGTTCGCCGACCACCAGAAATTCACCCTGAAGTGGGCCATCGCCATCTCGCTGCTGTTGATGGTCGGCAGCCTGCTGTTCGGCCTGTATCCCCTCGCCGCCTGA
- a CDS encoding response regulator transcription factor, whose product MRLLLVEDNPDLADAIIRRMRRSGHAVDWQADGLAAASVLRYQSFDLVVLDIGLPKLDGLRVLAGMRERGDSTPVLMLTARDGIEDRVQALDVGADDYLGKPFDFREFEARCRVLLRRARGQASEVVQVGGFQFDNAAHRVTLDGEPIELPNREYRLLEILVGRLGHVVGKDEIGNGLFGFDDEAGPNAIELYVGRLRRKLADAPLRITTVRGVGYLLEARDEGVDSDG is encoded by the coding sequence ATGCGCCTGCTGCTGGTTGAAGACAACCCGGATCTGGCTGATGCGATCATCCGTCGCATGCGCCGCAGTGGGCACGCGGTGGATTGGCAGGCCGATGGCCTGGCCGCCGCAAGCGTGCTGCGCTACCAGAGTTTCGATCTGGTGGTGCTGGATATCGGCCTGCCCAAGCTTGATGGGCTACGCGTGCTGGCCGGCATGCGCGAGCGCGGCGACAGCACGCCGGTGCTGATGCTGACCGCGCGCGACGGCATCGAGGACCGCGTGCAGGCGCTGGACGTGGGTGCCGATGATTATCTCGGCAAGCCCTTCGACTTCCGCGAGTTCGAGGCGCGTTGCCGCGTGCTGCTGCGGCGGGCCCGCGGCCAGGCCAGTGAGGTGGTGCAGGTGGGCGGCTTCCAGTTCGACAATGCCGCGCATCGGGTCACCCTGGATGGCGAGCCCATCGAGCTGCCCAACCGCGAGTACCGTCTGCTGGAAATCCTGGTCGGCCGGTTGGGCCACGTGGTCGGCAAGGATGAGATCGGCAACGGCCTGTTCGGCTTCGACGACGAGGCCGGGCCGAACGCGATCGAGCTCTATGTCGGCCGCCTGCGCAGGAAGCTCGCCGACGCGCCGCTGCGCATCACGACCGTGCGCGGCGTCGGCTACCTGCTCGAGGCCCGCGACGAAGGCGTGGACAGCGATGGCTGA
- a CDS encoding OprO/OprP family phosphate-selective porin — MMALAALAAPAFAADDERPVTATLGGRLHLDFATFDNDNRGTPNKDDTEIRRAWLDVSGRFFVVDYKMEADFSGDRVEAKDVYLARSFGKAGKLTVGQFKQYFSLDDRTSSNYGSFLERGNAGTTLAPLYRLGASWQANPGDFTWAASVYSLESIDAWQVKGRAAGGRVTWAPSPSDGDVLHLGLSLAREAYDNPGANGVPALRIRPRPAGHLSDESRLTLVDFSAGRDTDVNKWSLEYAQVRGPLSWQGEFSGATFDDGAQRGDVMAGYGMLSWFVTGESRAYDRKTGRFARVKDIRHKAGAFEVALRYDRMWGAQHLDGAPDLRRGSTEAWTLGGNWYLRDNLRFMLNVIESRNRDRLAGITVDRTRAVTGRLQYDF, encoded by the coding sequence ATGATGGCCCTGGCTGCGTTGGCTGCGCCGGCCTTTGCCGCTGATGACGAGCGGCCGGTCACCGCCACGCTGGGCGGTCGCCTGCACCTGGACTTCGCCACGTTCGACAATGACAACCGCGGTACGCCGAACAAGGATGACACCGAGATCCGCCGCGCCTGGCTGGATGTCTCCGGCAGGTTCTTCGTGGTTGACTACAAGATGGAAGCCGACTTCTCCGGCGACCGTGTAGAAGCCAAGGACGTCTACCTGGCACGCAGCTTCGGCAAGGCCGGCAAGCTGACGGTCGGCCAGTTCAAGCAGTACTTCTCGCTGGATGACCGCACCAGCTCCAACTACGGCAGCTTCCTGGAGCGCGGCAATGCCGGTACCACGCTGGCGCCGCTGTACCGGCTGGGTGCCTCGTGGCAGGCCAATCCGGGTGACTTCACCTGGGCCGCCAGCGTCTACAGCCTGGAGAGCATCGATGCCTGGCAGGTGAAGGGGCGCGCCGCCGGCGGCCGCGTGACCTGGGCGCCCTCGCCCAGCGACGGCGATGTACTGCACCTGGGCCTGTCGCTGGCCCGTGAGGCGTACGACAACCCTGGCGCCAACGGTGTGCCGGCACTGCGCATCCGCCCGCGCCCCGCCGGCCATCTGTCCGATGAGAGCCGCCTGACCCTGGTCGATTTCTCCGCAGGCCGCGATACCGACGTCAACAAGTGGTCACTGGAGTACGCCCAGGTCCGCGGCCCGTTGTCATGGCAGGGCGAGTTCAGCGGTGCGACCTTCGATGACGGCGCCCAGCGCGGCGACGTCATGGCCGGCTACGGCATGCTCAGCTGGTTCGTTACCGGCGAGAGCCGCGCCTACGACCGCAAGACCGGCCGCTTCGCCAGGGTGAAGGACATCCGCCACAAGGCCGGTGCCTTTGAAGTGGCGCTGCGCTACGACCGGATGTGGGGCGCGCAGCACCTCGACGGCGCTCCCGACCTGCGCCGCGGCAGTACCGAAGCCTGGACGCTCGGCGGCAACTGGTACCTGCGCGACAACCTGCGATTCATGCTCAACGTCATCGAAAGCCGCAACCGTGACCGCCTGGCCGGGATCACGGTGGACCGCACGCGCGCCGTGACCGGCCGCCTGCAGTACGACTTCTGA
- the phbB gene encoding acetoacetyl-CoA reductase, translated as MTLRIAYVTSGMGSVGTAICQSLARAGHTVVAGCAPNSPRKANWLREQREQGFDFIASEGNATDWASTSAAFAKVRAEVGEVDVLVNNSGGSRDLLFRQMTVEDWNAVIASNLNALFNLTKQVVDGMAMRGWGRIINIGSVSAHKGQIGQVNYATAKAAMHGFSRALAAEVASRGVTVNTLSPGYIASQAISSFPPDVLDRLAASVPVRRLGRPEEVAGLCAWLASDEASYVTGADYPVNGGLYMG; from the coding sequence ATGACTCTTCGCATCGCTTACGTCACCAGCGGCATGGGCAGTGTCGGCACTGCCATCTGCCAGAGCCTGGCCCGCGCCGGCCATACCGTTGTTGCCGGCTGTGCGCCGAACTCGCCGCGCAAGGCCAACTGGCTGCGCGAGCAGCGCGAGCAGGGCTTTGACTTCATCGCCTCCGAGGGCAATGCCACCGACTGGGCCTCGACCAGCGCCGCCTTCGCCAAAGTGCGCGCGGAAGTGGGAGAAGTGGACGTGCTGGTCAACAACTCCGGCGGCAGCCGCGACCTGCTGTTCCGGCAGATGACGGTGGAGGACTGGAACGCGGTGATCGCCTCCAACCTCAACGCGCTCTTCAACCTGACCAAGCAGGTGGTCGATGGCATGGCCATGCGGGGCTGGGGACGCATCATCAACATCGGTTCGGTCAGCGCCCACAAGGGGCAGATCGGCCAGGTGAACTACGCCACCGCCAAGGCCGCCATGCATGGCTTCAGCCGGGCGCTTGCCGCCGAAGTAGCGTCACGCGGAGTGACGGTCAACACGCTCTCGCCGGGCTACATCGCCAGCCAGGCCATCAGCAGTTTCCCCCCGGATGTCCTGGACCGCCTGGCCGCATCGGTGCCGGTGCGGCGCCTGGGCCGTCCGGAAGAAGTCGCCGGCCTGTGCGCCTGGCTGGCCTCGGACGAGGCGTCGTATGTGACCGGCGCCGATTATCCGGTCAATGGTGGGCTGTACATGGGCTAA